Genomic window (Pirellulaceae bacterium):
CCTTTAACGATTCTTGCCAATTCTCGATCAACAGTGGATCTGGCACCAGCGTTTGAATGGCCGAGTAAACTCGCTGATCAAACGACTGATAAAGCAAGTCATCTTGAATGAATCGTTCTTCGAAGGGGAAAGCTGTCGGCCGCTCCAGGGCGATTGTCTGAGTCGTTGGATTGGCTACTGTTCCTGAAGGGATACGAATCGCAGTCGTCTTGGGAATGTCATTGTCGATGATTAGATGAATGGGAACTGCTTGAGATTGCTGAGCAATTCGATCTAACACAAAATTCTTAAACCAGACACCTGCGTGAAAAAGCTCGGGCTGATGACCGGTCACAACAAAGAGTGAATCAGCGGAACGATCTGAGGGCAAGCTGACGTCGCGATATTGGACCGTGTACTGCCTTGCTTGCGTCAGCAAATAGTTACGAATATCGGCCCGCAATGCTTGAGGCGACTGACCAGCAAAGTCAAAATCCCAGCGATCCAAAATCAGCCGATTTTGCTGCAACCGCTTTGCCACTTGGGACAAGGGAGGATCGATGAGCGACTCTCGATCACCGCTTGGCGCCCGCCGTTTGGATCGCTGCCCGTCGTGGGACATCGCGATTACTCGATATCCTTGGCGGCGGTTCCACAGAGACGTTCGCTGCCAGAGACGGCAGCCAAACTGCGATCCACCACCAGATTATAGTAGTCCAGTCGCGTCTGATTGTCGTCAAGCGTACCACCAAAGGAACGGTCTTCGTCGAGATAAATCAAAGGCACCGGATACTCCTTAATGCGCCAACCCAACTTGGCGGCTTGCACCCACAGTTCGAGCGGCATCGCATAACCATGTTCTGTCAAGCGCAGAGAATTCAGTGCCGAGACACGGTATGCCTTGAAGCCACAAAACGCATCGGTCAACTGGAGACCCAGTTCCTGATTCAACCGATTGGTAACCAACTGATTGATTTGTCGTCGGTCCGTCGGAGGATCACTGTCGCCGTCGAATTGCTGCAAATAACGGCTCCCAGAAATCAAATCCTGGCCCGCACAAGCTTCGACAAAAGCCGGAATTCGTTGCGGCACATGCTGCCCATCACAGTCAATCGTGACTAAATACTCAAATTGATGCGATTGTGCATAGGCAAATGCCGAAATCAACGCCGCACCGTAGCCACGGTTCTTGGCATGGGTGAGAACACGAACATCGTCGCGACGCTTCAACAAATCGCCCGTGCCATCCGTTGAACCATCGTCAATAACCAACACCTGTTCGCTATAATTACGAACTTGATCCAAGACCTCGTCGACATGTTTGACTTCGTCGAAAACCGGTAACGCCGTTAAGTATTGAGCGGGCATACTCCGTTGAATTCCTCGCAAGAGATTTGATGGAGTGATTCCCAGAGAAGGTGGGAAACACACGATGCAAGGGGTGATCCGTTTCTCAGCGGGCGATTCTATTCTAGAAACCCCAAGTCATCCGTCAACGCAAGCAAGCCAGCTTGAGACACCCGTTGCGGGCTCCGGGCATAAAAACAAACCCCATGCTAAGCGGTGTTAGCGTCTCCTGAAGCCGATCACAGCTCGCAAATCGCTAAATCCAGGCGACGGGATCGGTTTCCCGCTCGCTTGCCCAAATGGACAAATCCGGAAATTCACTTATCAGAACGGTTGCCAATTGCTCCAGCGAAAATCGCTCGCTCGCAAAATGTCCAGGCAGAACCAATGCGACACCGAGGGATTCTGCTTCCAAGCAAGTATGAAAAGTTGTTTCTCCAGTCAACAAAAGCTGACAGCCGGCTTTGGCCGCAGCTGGGAGAAACGTTCCCGCGCTGCCACAGGCGATTCCTACACGTCGCACTTCCGCATCAAGTTGGCCGACATATTGCAAGACGTCCAACGAAAGGAATGATTTCACTCGTTTCACAAAGTTTGTCAGCGATTCCGGCTGCGCAAGAACACCTTTTCGACCGCTTCCCAAGCGATCGGGATCGTCAGCGATCGGTTCCAGTGGTTGAATT
Coding sequences:
- a CDS encoding glycosyltransferase family 2 protein — translated: MPAQYLTALPVFDEVKHVDEVLDQVRNYSEQVLVIDDGSTDGTGDLLKRRDDVRVLTHAKNRGYGAALISAFAYAQSHQFEYLVTIDCDGQHVPQRIPAFVEACAGQDLISGSRYLQQFDGDSDPPTDRRQINQLVTNRLNQELGLQLTDAFCGFKAYRVSALNSLRLTEHGYAMPLELWVQAAKLGWRIKEYPVPLIYLDEDRSFGGTLDDNQTRLDYYNLVVDRSLAAVSGSERLCGTAAKDIE
- a CDS encoding Nif3-like dinuclear metal center hexameric protein, whose amino-acid sequence is MVKIRQICDYLEAIAPVRLAEEWDNVGLLVGDKHRTLTRIMTCLTVTPETAAEAIEKSAELIVTHHPLPFRSLKRLTTDSTVGRLLWELAGKQISIYSPHTAWDSAARGINQQLANSLGLEGIQPLEPIADDPDRLGSGRKGVLAQPESLTNFVKRVKSFLSLDVLQYVGQLDAEVRRVGIACGSAGTFLPAAAKAGCQLLLTGETTFHTCLEAESLGVALVLPGHFASERFSLEQLATVLISEFPDLSIWASERETDPVAWI